A region of Candidatus Terasakiella magnetica DNA encodes the following proteins:
- the purB gene encoding adenylosuccinate lyase: MIPRYSRKEMTDIWEPANKFRIWFEIEAHALTKMEELNVVPEGTAKVVWDKGNKEYTPERIARIDEIEMEVKHDVIAFLTELSENVGAEARFVHQGMTSSDVLDTCLGVQMMQAADLLLKDMDRLLAALKTRAEETKYMVCIGRSHGIHAEPVTMGLKFARFYAEMKRNRERLVNAREEIATCAISGAVGTFANVDPRVEEYVAEQMGLSPEPISTQVIPRDRHANYFCVLGMIASSMENIAIEIRHMQRTEVREAQEYFAPGQKGSSAMPHKRNPILTENLTGLARAVRMSVTPALENVALWHERDISHSSVERMIGPDATVTLDFALGRLAGTIEKLVVYPQNMLDHMNNFGGVHDAQRVLLFLTQNNVSREDSYRIVQRNAMRVWKSYGIDPDNPDGEVVMDETEKEAQNHDNRLFFFLSKDEGLTEHLTVDQLKTLLDEDSISYHTKRVDVIFDRVFA, translated from the coding sequence CTGGTTTGAAATTGAAGCCCACGCTTTGACCAAAATGGAAGAGCTCAATGTTGTTCCTGAAGGCACAGCCAAAGTGGTGTGGGATAAAGGCAACAAGGAATATACGCCAGAACGTATCGCACGCATTGACGAGATCGAAATGGAAGTCAAACACGACGTGATCGCGTTTTTGACAGAGCTTTCTGAAAATGTTGGTGCTGAAGCGCGCTTTGTTCACCAGGGCATGACCTCTTCTGACGTTTTAGATACCTGTCTTGGTGTGCAGATGATGCAGGCCGCAGACCTTCTGCTTAAAGACATGGACCGTTTACTCGCAGCGCTGAAAACACGTGCTGAAGAAACCAAATATATGGTTTGTATCGGTCGCTCTCACGGTATTCATGCTGAGCCTGTGACCATGGGTCTGAAGTTTGCGCGTTTTTATGCAGAGATGAAACGTAACCGTGAGCGTCTGGTCAATGCCCGTGAAGAAATTGCCACTTGTGCCATTTCCGGTGCGGTTGGGACATTTGCCAATGTTGACCCCCGTGTTGAAGAATATGTGGCTGAACAGATGGGCCTGAGCCCAGAGCCGATCTCTACCCAAGTGATCCCACGTGATCGCCATGCAAACTATTTCTGCGTTTTGGGTATGATTGCCTCTTCAATGGAAAATATTGCCATTGAAATTCGCCATATGCAGCGCACAGAGGTGCGTGAAGCACAGGAATATTTCGCACCGGGCCAAAAAGGCTCAAGTGCGATGCCACACAAACGCAACCCGATCCTGACTGAAAACCTCACAGGTCTGGCCCGTGCGGTGCGTATGTCTGTAACACCTGCTTTGGAAAATGTTGCCTTGTGGCACGAGCGTGATATCTCACACTCTTCTGTTGAGCGTATGATCGGTCCTGATGCCACAGTGACCCTTGATTTTGCTTTGGGCCGTTTGGCAGGCACCATTGAGAAACTGGTTGTCTATCCACAAAATATGTTGGATCACATGAATAACTTCGGTGGGGTGCATGATGCACAGCGCGTTTTGTTGTTCTTGACACAAAATAACGTCTCGCGTGAAGACAGCTACCGTATCGTGCAACGCAACGCTATGCGTGTGTGGAAATCCTACGGCATTGACCCGGATAACCCAGATGGTGAAGTTGTGATGGATGAGACGGAAAAAGAAGCACAGAACCACGATAACCGCTTGTTCTTCTTCCTGTCTAAAGACGAAGGTCTGACAGAGCATTTGACGGTTGATCAGCTTAAAACGCTTCTGGATGAAGATTCCATCAGCTATCACACAAAACGTGTTGATGTGATCTTTGATCGTGTGTTTGCGTAA
- a CDS encoding phosphoserine transaminase — protein sequence MTTLPKPSQKPDNPNFSSGPCSKRPGYDLSALKDAPLGRSHRAKIGKEKLGEVIERTKAVLGIPADYRVAIVPASDTGAVEMSLWSLLGARGVDMLAWESFGKGWVNDVQNQLKLNDVRVLDAPYGELPDLAQVDFSRDVVFTWNGTTSGVRVPNGDWIEDQREGLTIVDATSAVFAMDIPWEKVDVLTYSWQKVMGGEGAHGMLVLSPRAVERLESYTPAWPLPKIFRMTKGGKLIEGIFTGATINTPSMLCVEDALDGLKWAKSLGGLSGLIKRSQDNLAVMQEWVAKTAGVEFLAKNAETRSSTSVCLKITADWFVALSEEDQAKAAKRVVALLDEQEAAYDIGAYKEAPVGLRIWCGATVEASDLKLLTPWIDWALAEVSKEF from the coding sequence ATGACAACTCTGCCAAAACCATCACAAAAACCGGATAATCCAAATTTTTCTTCCGGGCCATGTTCAAAACGTCCCGGCTATGATTTATCTGCCCTAAAGGATGCGCCGCTTGGTCGCTCCCACCGCGCTAAGATCGGTAAGGAAAAACTTGGCGAGGTGATTGAACGTACCAAGGCCGTTTTGGGCATTCCAGCGGACTATCGGGTGGCAATTGTGCCGGCCTCTGATACGGGCGCGGTTGAAATGTCGCTCTGGTCGCTGCTTGGGGCGCGCGGTGTGGATATGCTGGCGTGGGAAAGCTTTGGTAAAGGCTGGGTCAATGATGTGCAAAACCAGCTAAAGCTGAATGACGTGCGTGTGCTGGATGCGCCCTATGGAGAGTTGCCGGATTTAGCCCAAGTTGATTTCAGCCGTGATGTTGTCTTTACATGGAATGGCACCACATCAGGGGTGCGTGTGCCAAATGGGGATTGGATTGAGGATCAGCGCGAAGGGCTGACAATCGTGGATGCGACCTCGGCTGTTTTTGCCATGGATATTCCTTGGGAAAAAGTCGATGTGCTGACCTATAGCTGGCAAAAAGTCATGGGTGGTGAAGGTGCGCATGGCATGTTGGTCTTATCACCACGCGCGGTGGAGCGTCTGGAAAGCTATACACCTGCTTGGCCTTTGCCGAAAATTTTCCGCATGACCAAGGGCGGAAAATTGATTGAAGGTATCTTTACGGGCGCGACCATTAACACGCCCTCCATGTTATGTGTGGAAGATGCCTTGGATGGATTAAAATGGGCTAAAAGCCTTGGCGGCCTTTCAGGTTTGATCAAGCGTTCGCAAGATAATCTGGCTGTGATGCAGGAGTGGGTCGCAAAAACCGCTGGTGTTGAGTTTCTTGCCAAAAATGCTGAAACACGGTCCAGTACGTCTGTCTGTTTAAAAATTACAGCGGATTGGTTTGTAGCCCTTAGCGAAGAAGACCAAGCCAAGGCGGCAAAGCGTGTGGTTGCTTTGCTCGATGAGCAAGAAGCCGCCTATGATATTGGTGCTTATAAAGAAGCACCTGTGGGCTTGCGCATTTGGTGTGGGGCAACGGTGGAAGCATCTGATTTAAAACTGCTCACGCCATGGATCGATTGGGCCTTGGCAGAAGTCTCCAAGGAGTTTTAA
- a CDS encoding NAD(P)/FAD-dependent oxidoreductase, with amino-acid sequence MKHVILGAGPCGVVAAETLRKNDPDCEIVLVGDEPEPPYSRMAIPYLLVGNIEEQGTHIKRSDDFYRDHKISLRQNKAISVDAKAKSVTLCNGDVEPYDKLLVATGSRPVKPPIDGLDQPGVHHCWTLEDARKIIELAHKGAHVVLLGAGFIGCIILEALALRNVKLTVVEMGDRMVPRMLDDNAGTMLKDWCQFKGVSVHTNTKITKLEPNTGVDEDTLLVDLDNGHQIPAHLVVVAAGVQPNVDFLKDTGLEMEAGILIDRNMQSSVPDIYGAGDVAQGLDFSTGGRSVHAIQPTATEHGRIAALNMTGVEAAYQGSLVMNVLIHWA; translated from the coding sequence ATGAAACATGTGATCTTGGGGGCAGGCCCGTGCGGGGTTGTAGCCGCAGAAACACTGCGCAAAAACGATCCTGACTGTGAAATCGTTCTGGTTGGTGATGAACCAGAGCCCCCTTATTCACGCATGGCGATCCCTTATTTGCTGGTCGGTAATATTGAAGAACAGGGCACCCATATTAAACGCTCTGATGATTTTTATCGCGATCATAAGATCAGTTTGCGCCAAAATAAGGCCATATCCGTTGATGCCAAGGCCAAGAGTGTCACCTTGTGTAATGGTGATGTGGAACCTTATGACAAGCTTCTGGTTGCCACAGGTTCACGTCCGGTAAAACCACCTATTGACGGTTTAGACCAGCCCGGTGTTCATCATTGCTGGACCTTGGAAGATGCCCGCAAGATCATTGAGCTGGCCCATAAAGGTGCCCATGTGGTGTTGCTTGGGGCAGGGTTTATCGGCTGTATTATTTTAGAGGCTTTGGCCCTGCGCAATGTGAAATTGACCGTTGTTGAAATGGGTGATCGTATGGTGCCACGCATGTTGGATGATAACGCGGGTACAATGTTGAAAGATTGGTGCCAGTTTAAAGGGGTGTCAGTACATACCAACACCAAAATCACCAAGCTGGAACCCAACACAGGCGTTGATGAAGATACCTTGCTGGTTGATCTGGATAATGGGCATCAAATCCCTGCTCATCTGGTTGTGGTCGCCGCTGGGGTTCAGCCCAATGTGGACTTTTTGAAAGATACAGGGCTGGAGATGGAAGCGGGTATTCTGATTGATCGCAATATGCAGTCTTCTGTGCCTGACATTTATGGCGCAGGCGATGTGGCTCAAGGCTTAGACTTTTCAACAGGCGGGCGCTCTGTCCATGCTATCCAACCCACAGCTACAGAACATGGACGTATTGCAGCGCTTAATATGACAGGGGTTGAGGCCGCTTATCAGGGCTCACTGGTGATGAATGTGCTTATACATTGGGCCTGA
- a CDS encoding response regulator transcription factor encodes MNDVRHILIVEDDPAVADVVAACLEDAEFATTITSSGQAALNIIADTPVDLCVVDLGLPDMDGLSLTREIKSRSAAGIIILSGRGETTERIIGLEVGADDYLGKPFEPRELLARVRSIIRRTQPCVPNDVSAPNIETDRSDMFFVFEGWKVDLSSLEITGPNGLHPQLSNSEFNLLQAFIEHPNRILSRDQLLDLVHGDNTPAFDRSIDVQITRLRKKIESDPKTPKFIKTVRNRGYMFTAKVTRN; translated from the coding sequence ATGAACGATGTTCGACACATACTGATTGTAGAAGATGACCCGGCTGTTGCTGATGTGGTGGCTGCTTGTCTTGAAGATGCTGAATTTGCGACAACAATTACATCTTCCGGTCAGGCTGCCCTTAACATCATTGCCGACACTCCTGTTGATCTGTGTGTTGTCGACCTTGGCCTGCCAGATATGGATGGGCTATCGCTCACACGTGAGATTAAAAGCCGCAGTGCAGCGGGCATTATCATTTTAAGCGGACGGGGCGAGACAACCGAGCGCATCATTGGCCTTGAAGTTGGTGCTGATGACTATCTTGGCAAACCGTTTGAGCCACGCGAATTGCTCGCACGTGTGCGCAGTATCATTCGACGCACCCAACCCTGTGTGCCCAATGACGTCAGTGCCCCCAATATTGAGACTGACCGTTCTGACATGTTCTTTGTGTTTGAAGGCTGGAAAGTCGATCTTTCTTCCCTTGAAATCACAGGACCAAATGGCTTGCACCCACAGCTTTCCAACAGTGAGTTCAATCTGCTTCAGGCCTTTATTGAACATCCAAACCGCATTCTATCACGCGACCAGCTTCTTGATCTGGTGCATGGCGATAACACGCCAGCTTTTGATCGCAGCATTGATGTGCAAATTACACGTCTGCGCAAAAAAATCGAAAGCGACCCCAAAACACCGAAATTTATTAAAACGGTACGCAATCGCGGTTATATGTTTACGGCAAAAGTCACCCGTAATTAA
- the msrA gene encoding peptide-methionine (S)-S-oxide reductase MsrA, whose amino-acid sequence MAKQYQPATFAAGCFWGVEARFREQDGVVDAEVGYTDGHKLDPTYHEVCTDTTGHVEAVQLSFDPDRVSFDDLVELFFNLHNPTTLNRQGPDVGSQYRSAIFYHNDEQKQIAEKIIDQLNQQNRFADPIVTQIAPATTFYRAEEYHQRYFDKKGQKGSCYFS is encoded by the coding sequence ATGGCTAAACAATATCAACCCGCCACCTTTGCTGCGGGATGTTTCTGGGGTGTCGAAGCGCGCTTTCGCGAACAAGATGGCGTTGTGGATGCTGAAGTAGGCTACACTGACGGTCATAAGCTTGACCCCACCTATCATGAGGTTTGCACCGACACCACAGGCCACGTTGAGGCCGTGCAGCTAAGTTTTGATCCTGATCGGGTGTCTTTTGATGACCTTGTGGAACTGTTCTTTAACCTGCACAACCCCACCACCTTAAACCGCCAAGGCCCCGATGTGGGAAGTCAATATCGCTCCGCCATTTTTTATCATAACGATGAGCAAAAACAGATCGCTGAAAAAATCATAGACCAACTCAACCAACAAAATCGATTCGCAGACCCCATCGTAACCCAAATCGCCCCTGCCACCACTTTTTATCGCGCAGAGGAATACCATCAGCGTTATTTCGATAAAAAGGGCCAAAAAGGGTCCTGTTACTTCAGCTAA
- the queG gene encoding tRNA epoxyqueuosine(34) reductase QueG: MEDVKQTIRTLALEMGFDDIGFCVAQTSKQHKDDLKEFNARELYGTMEWMQTTQERRADPKVLWPEAKSIIVLGMNYGPKNDPLALIDNPEKGVISCYAYNRDYHDTVKKRLKRLAREMVERWDGELKVFVDTAPVMEKPLAAQTQLGWQGKHTCVVSRTYGSWLFLGEIYTTLELEPDAPHKDHCGNCSSCLDICPTDAFLGESQIDGRKCISYLTIEHDGMIEPELALKMGNRIYGCDDCLAICPWTKFTQTTNEKDFKPRVEFLAPRLGDLIELDDPAFREFFRASPVKRIKHHRFIRNVIIAIVNSKRNDLFKKVEKWVDDDHHVIAQTAKWALSILEKG; the protein is encoded by the coding sequence ATGGAAGATGTGAAACAGACCATTCGTACCCTTGCCCTTGAAATGGGGTTTGATGATATCGGTTTTTGTGTGGCACAAACAAGCAAGCAGCATAAGGATGATTTGAAAGAATTTAATGCGCGTGAGCTTTATGGCACCATGGAGTGGATGCAAACCACCCAAGAGCGCCGCGCAGACCCGAAAGTGCTTTGGCCCGAGGCGAAATCCATCATTGTGTTAGGCATGAACTATGGGCCGAAAAATGATCCTCTCGCGCTGATTGATAACCCTGAAAAAGGCGTGATCAGCTGTTATGCCTATAATCGGGATTACCATGATACGGTGAAAAAACGCCTAAAAAGACTGGCACGCGAAATGGTGGAGCGATGGGATGGTGAGCTCAAGGTCTTTGTCGATACCGCACCCGTTATGGAAAAACCACTTGCGGCCCAAACCCAATTGGGCTGGCAGGGTAAGCACACGTGCGTGGTCTCGCGCACCTATGGCTCATGGTTGTTTTTGGGAGAAATATATACCACGCTGGAACTTGAACCTGACGCGCCGCATAAAGATCATTGTGGAAATTGTTCAAGCTGTTTGGATATCTGCCCAACGGATGCTTTTTTGGGCGAAAGCCAGATCGATGGGCGTAAATGTATTTCCTATCTCACCATTGAACATGATGGCATGATTGAGCCGGAGCTTGCCTTGAAAATGGGCAATCGGATTTATGGCTGTGATGATTGTCTTGCCATTTGCCCCTGGACTAAATTCACCCAAACAACCAATGAAAAAGACTTCAAGCCACGGGTTGAATTTCTCGCCCCACGCTTGGGGGATTTGATTGAACTGGATGATCCGGCCTTTAGAGAGTTTTTTCGTGCTTCCCCTGTAAAACGTATCAAGCATCATCGCTTTATTCGCAATGTGATTATCGCAATTGTGAATTCAAAGCGGAATGATCTCTTTAAAAAAGTTGAAAAATGGGTTGATGATGACCATCATGTAATTGCCCAGACGGCGAAATGGGCGCTAAGCATTTTAGAAAAAGGATAA
- a CDS encoding substrate-binding periplasmic protein gives MISVLKVFLITLFLFSSKPLVAQPPEILRLVANEWEPYTGDRILNQGLATDIVSTALRRAGYDVMVNIVPWTRALKGVEAGNYHGIIAAWYNKEREKKMVYSDHYLTNDLVLFKRSEDQITFESLSDLEPYTIGTVRDYAYGEGFDTSQKLKKKPSLDLRTNIVRVSNGLIDLFPEDRFVVKHLLNTRYPEYFGKIDFLDKPLSQRTLHMTISKKTMDYEKIVQDFNQQLAAMKAEGLLDKLIKKHNLNF, from the coding sequence ATGATATCAGTTTTAAAGGTATTTTTAATTACCCTGTTTCTCTTTAGCTCAAAACCTCTTGTCGCTCAGCCCCCAGAAATCCTGCGCCTTGTTGCCAATGAGTGGGAGCCTTATACGGGCGATCGTATCCTTAATCAGGGGCTGGCAACCGATATCGTCAGCACAGCACTGCGCCGGGCAGGTTATGATGTGATGGTCAATATCGTGCCGTGGACGCGCGCCTTAAAAGGGGTGGAAGCAGGTAATTATCACGGCATTATTGCAGCTTGGTATAATAAAGAGCGCGAAAAAAAGATGGTCTATAGCGATCATTATTTGACCAATGATCTGGTGTTATTTAAGCGCAGTGAAGATCAAATCACGTTTGAAAGTCTTTCTGATCTAGAACCTTATACCATTGGGACGGTGCGCGATTATGCCTATGGGGAGGGGTTTGATACATCCCAGAAATTAAAGAAAAAGCCATCGCTTGATCTGCGCACAAACATTGTGCGGGTCTCAAACGGCTTGATCGATCTCTTTCCTGAAGATCGCTTTGTGGTGAAACATTTGCTCAATACCCGCTACCCTGAATATTTTGGAAAAATCGACTTTCTTGACAAACCGTTATCGCAACGTACATTGCATATGACCATTTCAAAAAAGACAATGGATTATGAAAAGATTGTGCAGGACTTTAATCAACAGCTTGCTGCCATGAAGGCGGAAGGCTTGTTGGATAAACTGATCAAAAAACACAATCTTAACTTCTGA
- a CDS encoding thymidylate synthase, producing the protein MQQYLDLMRHVRDTGVFKSDRTGTGTYSVFGYQMRFDLSKGFPCLTTKKLHLRSIIHELLWFLQGDTNIKYLKDNKVSIWDEWADEKGDLGPVYGYQWRSWPTPDGGHVDQIKKLIEQIKNTPDSRRLIVSAWNVANIEDMALPPCHCLFQFYVADGKLSCQLYQRSADIFLGVPFNIASYALLTMMIAQVCDLEVGEFIHTFGDAHLYSNHMEQTELQLSRTPGTLPTLKINPDVSDLFDFTYDDFELEDYNPQGHISAPVAV; encoded by the coding sequence ATGCAGCAGTATCTCGATCTTATGCGCCATGTGCGCGACACCGGTGTGTTTAAGAGTGACCGCACAGGAACCGGCACCTATAGTGTGTTTGGCTACCAGATGCGCTTTGATCTGAGCAAAGGATTCCCATGCCTGACCACCAAGAAGCTGCATTTGCGCTCCATCATTCATGAACTTTTATGGTTCTTGCAAGGCGACACAAACATTAAATACCTCAAGGACAATAAGGTCTCTATTTGGGATGAATGGGCCGATGAAAAGGGTGATCTTGGGCCTGTTTATGGCTATCAATGGCGCTCATGGCCCACACCTGATGGGGGGCATGTGGATCAGATCAAGAAGCTGATTGAGCAGATTAAAAACACGCCTGATTCGCGCCGCCTGATTGTCTCTGCATGGAATGTGGCAAATATTGAAGATATGGCTTTACCGCCGTGTCATTGTCTTTTCCAGTTTTATGTGGCTGATGGCAAACTGTCTTGTCAGCTTTATCAGCGCAGCGCTGATATTTTCTTGGGCGTGCCGTTTAATATCGCTTCTTACGCCTTACTGACCATGATGATTGCCCAAGTCTGCGATCTTGAAGTGGGTGAATTTATCCATACTTTTGGGGATGCCCATCTTTATTCCAACCATATGGAACAGACCGAGCTTCAGCTTTCGCGCACACCGGGCACGTTGCCCACATTGAAAATCAATCCTGATGTGAGTGATTTGTTTGACTTCACTTATGATGATTTTGAGTTGGAGGATTATAACCCGCAAGGTCATATTTCTGCCCCGGTGGCGGTCTGA
- a CDS encoding dihydrofolate reductase, with protein MLISMIVAVAENGAIGKGNKMLWHIPEDFKYFKATTMGKPIIMGRKTYESIGRPLPGRLNVVITRDKSWFAQGVSTVNSLRGALNLASDNASEEIFIVGGSTIYEQSMQYAERIHITEVHDTYEADAFFPKLDDAVWKEVSREDHQGDGEKKPDYSFVVYERITP; from the coding sequence ATGCTGATCTCCATGATTGTTGCCGTGGCTGAAAATGGTGCCATTGGTAAAGGCAACAAAATGCTCTGGCATATCCCGGAAGACTTCAAATATTTTAAAGCCACCACCATGGGCAAGCCGATTATCATGGGGCGCAAAACTTATGAGTCCATCGGTCGCCCCTTACCCGGTCGCTTAAATGTGGTGATCACACGGGATAAAAGCTGGTTTGCACAAGGGGTTTCAACGGTTAATAGCCTGCGTGGCGCACTTAATCTAGCCAGTGATAATGCAAGCGAAGAGATTTTCATTGTTGGCGGTTCAACCATTTATGAACAGTCTATGCAATATGCTGAGCGTATCCACATCACCGAAGTGCATGACACTTACGAGGCTGATGCCTTTTTCCCTAAATTGGATGATGCCGTGTGGAAAGAAGTCTCACGAGAAGACCATCAAGGCGATGGCGAGAAAAAGCCGGATTATAGCTTTGTTGTTTATGAACGAATAACACCATAA
- a CDS encoding diguanylate cyclase domain-containing protein has translation MNQSIQRIFVTLGFITLSVIIISFVVNDFLNYRHKIAETVRLNGALIEKATDQYFITYKKIFSALREHRCVLTKETDACSNLFNRLNETYPFIENFAAVDKSGLFFASGQKFNREKPPSISHLPFFQLLKQGQLHYVMDPHIGPISKEHVTGLVIPILKEGRFDGLLGASIRTQEIQQVWREVTIASWNGVGIVNRKGDVIFQSSESLQGQLLEIAKFLQGEDITKGPSRSFVTNRGASLELYGLESAVSGWKVISFYSRDDLLSGYLEENSWVLVVLIPALALLITSLLLFSKYQEAASSRMHLVSQLQYSEQRFRDFANAASDWFWETDNEHILSFTSAVEEGSERNLSLPEETVGKSLKDLAWKIEKDDDKESFGNVIRKREPFRNIEFKVEDKNGKTHYWTASGGPMFDSNQKFQGYRGIADDITKAKDAQKKIEFLANHDALTGLPSLRLGMDRLQHDIALAKRNKTFVCVLFIDLDGFKAVNDTLGHKAGDQVLKEIAGRLNQCVRETDTVARIGGDEFLVILPNLNAPENAYDVAQAIVEQAAREIHHGEKTAQVGASVGIAVYPDDGVDPEELIHNADEAMYKVKHSGKSNFSMASNS, from the coding sequence ATGAACCAAAGCATTCAGCGTATTTTTGTGACATTGGGCTTTATTACGCTGAGTGTCATAATCATTTCATTCGTCGTGAATGATTTTCTAAATTATCGCCATAAAATTGCTGAGACGGTCCGGCTCAATGGGGCTTTGATTGAGAAAGCGACAGATCAGTATTTTATTACCTACAAGAAAATATTCAGCGCCTTGCGTGAACATAGGTGTGTTTTAACCAAAGAGACTGACGCCTGTTCAAACTTGTTCAATCGATTGAATGAGACCTATCCCTTTATTGAAAATTTCGCAGCTGTAGATAAAAGCGGATTGTTTTTTGCCTCAGGGCAAAAATTTAACCGCGAAAAGCCGCCTTCTATTTCACATTTGCCTTTTTTCCAATTGCTGAAACAAGGCCAACTCCATTATGTGATGGACCCGCACATTGGCCCCATTAGTAAGGAACATGTAACCGGACTGGTTATTCCTATCCTTAAAGAGGGACGTTTTGATGGCTTGCTCGGGGCATCTATTCGCACGCAGGAAATTCAACAGGTCTGGCGCGAAGTGACAATCGCGTCATGGAATGGGGTGGGGATTGTAAATCGAAAAGGTGATGTGATTTTTCAATCAAGCGAGAGTTTGCAAGGGCAGCTTTTAGAAATCGCAAAATTTTTACAGGGTGAGGATATTACCAAAGGCCCTAGTCGCTCTTTTGTCACAAATAGAGGGGCCTCGTTAGAGCTTTATGGTTTAGAATCGGCAGTCTCAGGTTGGAAGGTGATTTCATTTTATTCAAGAGATGATCTTCTGTCTGGTTATCTGGAGGAAAACTCATGGGTCTTGGTTGTTCTTATTCCTGCATTGGCTTTGCTGATCACTTCATTGCTGTTGTTTTCAAAATATCAGGAAGCTGCCTCAAGCCGGATGCATTTGGTGAGCCAGCTTCAATATAGCGAGCAAAGGTTTCGTGATTTTGCCAATGCGGCGTCTGATTGGTTTTGGGAAACCGATAATGAGCATATTTTATCTTTTACCTCAGCTGTTGAAGAAGGCAGTGAGCGAAACTTAAGCCTGCCGGAAGAAACGGTAGGAAAATCCCTTAAGGATTTAGCTTGGAAAATTGAAAAAGATGACGACAAAGAAAGCTTTGGAAATGTCATCAGAAAACGTGAGCCGTTTAGAAATATCGAATTTAAAGTCGAGGATAAAAATGGCAAAACCCATTATTGGACGGCCAGTGGCGGCCCCATGTTTGATAGTAATCAAAAGTTTCAAGGCTATCGCGGTATTGCCGATGACATAACCAAGGCAAAAGATGCGCAGAAGAAAATTGAATTTCTCGCCAACCATGACGCTTTAACGGGCCTACCTTCTTTGCGCTTGGGGATGGACCGTTTGCAGCATGATATTGCCTTGGCAAAACGTAATAAGACGTTTGTCTGCGTCCTGTTTATCGATTTGGATGGTTTTAAGGCGGTTAATGACACGCTCGGCCATAAGGCAGGTGATCAGGTTCTAAAAGAGATTGCCGGACGCCTAAACCAATGTGTGCGTGAAACCGATACGGTAGCGCGCATTGGCGGAGATGAGTTCTTGGTTATTTTGCCCAATCTAAATGCGCCTGAAAATGCCTATGATGTTGCACAGGCCATTGTTGAGCAGGCGGCACGGGAAATTCACCATGGTGAGAAAACAGCGCAAGTAGGGGCCAGTGTGGGAATTGCGGTTTATCCCGATGATGGGGTGGACCCGGAAGAACTTATCCATAATGCCGATGAGGCCATGTATAAGGTTAAACATTCGGGGAAATCTAACTTCTCAATGGCGAGCAATTCTTAA